A genomic segment from Sciurus carolinensis chromosome 1, mSciCar1.2, whole genome shotgun sequence encodes:
- the Etv3 gene encoding ETS translocation variant 3 isoform X3 — MKAGCSIVEKPEGGGGYQFPDWAYKTESSPGSRQIQLWHFILELLQKEEFRHVIAWQQGEYGEFVIKDPDEVARLWGRRKCKPQMNYDKLSRALRYYYNKRILHKTKGKRFTYKFNFNKLVMPNYPFINIRSSDSKE, encoded by the exons ATGAAAGCAGGCTGTAGCATCGTGGAAAAGCCAGAAGGAGGTGGAG GATATCAGTTTCCTGACTGGGCCTACAAAACTGAGTCGTCCCCCGGCTCCCGGCAGATCCAGCTGTGGCACTTCATCCTGGAGCTACTACAGAAGGAAGAGTTCCGCCATGTCATCGCCTGGCAGCAGGGAGAGTATGGGGAGTTTGTCATCAAGGATCCAGATGAAGTGGCCCGCCTCTGGGGCCGCAGGAAATGCAAACCACAGATGAATTATGACAAGCTGAGCCGGGCCCTCAG ATACTATTACAACAAGAGGATCCTTcataaaacaaaagggaaaaggttTACTTACAAATTTAACTTCAACAAACTGGTGATGCCCAACTACCCCTTCATCAACATTCGATCAAGTG ATAGTAAGGAGTAG
- the Etv3 gene encoding ETS translocation variant 3 isoform X2, translated as MKAGCSIVEKPEGGGGYQFPDWAYKTESSPGSRQIQLWHFILELLQKEEFRHVIAWQQGEYGEFVIKDPDEVARLWGRRKCKPQMNYDKLSRALRYYYNKRILHKTKGKRFTYKFNFNKLVMPNYPFINIRSSDENLFLQTLPIFYETTKCSLIM; from the exons ATGAAAGCAGGCTGTAGCATCGTGGAAAAGCCAGAAGGAGGTGGAG GATATCAGTTTCCTGACTGGGCCTACAAAACTGAGTCGTCCCCCGGCTCCCGGCAGATCCAGCTGTGGCACTTCATCCTGGAGCTACTACAGAAGGAAGAGTTCCGCCATGTCATCGCCTGGCAGCAGGGAGAGTATGGGGAGTTTGTCATCAAGGATCCAGATGAAGTGGCCCGCCTCTGGGGCCGCAGGAAATGCAAACCACAGATGAATTATGACAAGCTGAGCCGGGCCCTCAG ATACTATTACAACAAGAGGATCCTTcataaaacaaaagggaaaaggttTACTTACAAATTTAACTTCAACAAACTGGTGATGCCCAACTACCCCTTCATCAACATTCGATCAAGTG ATGAGAACCTGTTTCTACAAACACTTCCGATTTTCTATGAAACTACCAAGTGCTCCCTTATCATGTGA
- the Etv3 gene encoding ETS translocation variant 3 isoform X1, whose protein sequence is MKAGCSIVEKPEGGGGYQFPDWAYKTESSPGSRQIQLWHFILELLQKEEFRHVIAWQQGEYGEFVIKDPDEVARLWGRRKCKPQMNYDKLSRALRYYYNKRILHKTKGKRFTYKFNFNKLVMPNYPFINIRSSGVVPQSAPPVPTASSRFHFSPLDTHSPTGDVQPGRFSASSLTASGQESSNGTDRKVELSELEDGSAADWRRGVDLMSSRNAVSGGGIGHQKRKPDIMLPLFTRPGMYSDPHSPFAVSPIPGRGGVLNVPISPALSLTPTIFSYSPSPGLSPFTSSSCFSFNPEEMKHYLHSQACSVFNYHLSPRTFPRYPGLMVPPLQCQMHPEESTPFSIKLQPPPAGRKNRERVESSEESTPVAAPTMAPIPPRIKVEPTAEKDPESLRQSAREKEEHPREEGTMPGRTTEEEKGAVFARPAAPPTWPPGPTGTTSEEPLEVTEDSEDRSGKEPSAPEKKEDALMPPKLRLKRRWNDDPEARELSKKGKFLWNGSGPRGLATAAADA, encoded by the exons ATGAAAGCAGGCTGTAGCATCGTGGAAAAGCCAGAAGGAGGTGGAG GATATCAGTTTCCTGACTGGGCCTACAAAACTGAGTCGTCCCCCGGCTCCCGGCAGATCCAGCTGTGGCACTTCATCCTGGAGCTACTACAGAAGGAAGAGTTCCGCCATGTCATCGCCTGGCAGCAGGGAGAGTATGGGGAGTTTGTCATCAAGGATCCAGATGAAGTGGCCCGCCTCTGGGGCCGCAGGAAATGCAAACCACAGATGAATTATGACAAGCTGAGCCGGGCCCTCAG ATACTATTACAACAAGAGGATCCTTcataaaacaaaagggaaaaggttTACTTACAAATTTAACTTCAACAAACTGGTGATGCCCAACTACCCCTTCATCAACATTCGATCAAGTG GTGTGGTTCCTCAGAGTGCGCCTCCAGTGCCAACAGCCTCTTCCCGCTTCCATTTCTCACCTCTGGACACCCATTCTCCAACTGGTGATGTGCAGCCAGGGCGGTTCTCTGCTAGCTCCCTAACTGCTTCTGGCCAGGAGTCAAGTAATGGCACTGATAGAAAGGTGGAGCTTTCAGAGCTAGAGGATGGCTCAGCTGCTGACTGGCGCCGGGGTGTGGATCTCATGTCTTCCCGGAATGCTGTCAGTGGAGGAGGAATTGGCCACCAGAAACGCAAGCCTGACATAATGCTTCCTCTGTTCACTAGGCCAGGGATGTACTCTGACCCCCACAGTCCCTTCGCTGTCTCTCCGATTCCTGGCCGCGGAGGTGTCCTCAATGTCCCCATTTCACCAGCCCTCTCCCTGACTCCCACCATCTTTTCCTATAGCCCCTCCCCGGGTCTGAGCCCCTTCACCAGCAGTAGTTGCTTCTCTTTCAACCCAGAAGAAATGAAACACTACCTTCATTCTCAAGCCTGTTCCGTATTCAACTACCATCTGAGCCCTCGGACTTTTCCCCGTTACCCAGGGCTCATGGTTCCACCACTGCAATGCCAAATGCATCCTGAGGAGTCCACTCCATTTTCTATCAAGTTGCAGCCCCCACCGGCTGGGCGGAAGAATCGGGAGAGGGTAGAGAGCAGCGAGGAGTCCACGCCTGTTGCTGCACCCACCATGGCTCCTATCCCCCCACGAATTAAGGTGGAGCCAACAGCCGAGAAGGATCCCGAGAGCCTCAGGCAGTCagccagggagaaggaggagcacCCTCGAGAAGAGGGCACTATGCCAGGCAGGACCACAGAAGAAGAGAAAGGTGCCGTCTTTGCTCGCCCTGCTGCCCCACCCACCTGGCCCCCTGGCCCCACTGGCACCACGAGCGAAGAACCCCTAGAGGTGACTGAAGACAGTGAGGACAGGTCTGGCAAAGAGCCCAGTGCACCTGAGAAGAAAGAAGACGCCTTGATGCCCCCCAAACTTCGGTTAAAGCGGCGCTGGAATGATGACCCTGAAGCCCGGGAGCTGAGTAAGAAGGGCAAGTTCCTCTGGAACGGGTCAGGACCCCGGGGCTTGGCAACAGCAGCTGCAGATGCGTAG